The Wansuia hejianensis genomic interval AGCACGAAATTTGACAAGACCGCATTTACCAGGGCCGGAAATATCGACCAGATAGCCGCGGTCATTACAGATATGAAGCCGGATGAAAGATGGCTGGAGCTTTTTAAAAAGAAAGGCATCGAGTGCCATTATCCGAAGGCGTGTCCGCAGAACACAGTGTGAGGCATGCCCGGCGGGGATACTCTGCGAATATGCTTTTGCAACAGTGATAGCGGAAAAAGGGACTGTTTGTTACATGTTTTGCAGGAGATGAGGTCATATATGGAGACATTTGGAATTAAGACACAAATACATTTTGGGGAAGGTTCGCTGAAACGCCTTGCTGATATGCCATATAAGAGAGTTTTGATTATCACAGATCCTTTTGTAGTGGAAAGCGGCATGCTTCAGTTAATTACAGGCCCTTTGGAAAGCGGCAATGCCCAATATGAAGTCTATTCCAATGTAGTGCCGGATGCTCCGATCGATAAGATTGCAGACGGTGTCAGGAAATTCTTGGCATACAGGCCTGAAGCTGTGTTAGCGGTAGGCGGAGGATCGGCCATTGATTCTTCCAAGGCAATCCGGGAATTTGCGTCAAAGCTGGAAAACATCGGAGAGGTGGCTTTGATCGCCATACCGACCACAAGCGGAACGGGTTCAGAGGTAACCTCCTTCGCAGTCGTGAATGATGCGGAAGCACAGATAAAATATCCGCTTGTATCTGAACGGCTGACTGCTGAGGAAGCGATTCTGGATGCAGAACTGGTGATGAGCGTGCCGCCTGCAGTTACTGCCGACACGGGGATGGATGCTTTTACACATGCGCTGGAAGCGTATGTCAGCACAGCTCATAATGAGTTTTCAGCGGCTCTGGCAGAAAAGGCTGTTGAGATCTGCGGCGTATTCCTTATGCGGGCTTATCTGGATGGGAATGATAAGCATGCCCGTCAGAAGATGCACGTGGCCTCCTGCATGGCCGGGCTGGCGTTCAATTCAGCGGGACTGGGCATCACACACAGTATGGCACATCAGCTGGGA includes:
- a CDS encoding 1-propanol dehydrogenase PduQ, with translation METFGIKTQIHFGEGSLKRLADMPYKRVLIITDPFVVESGMLQLITGPLESGNAQYEVYSNVVPDAPIDKIADGVRKFLAYRPEAVLAVGGGSAIDSSKAIREFASKLENIGEVALIAIPTTSGTGSEVTSFAVVNDAEAQIKYPLVSERLTAEEAILDAELVMSVPPAVTADTGMDAFTHALEAYVSTAHNEFSAALAEKAVEICGVFLMRAYLDGNDKHARQKMHVASCMAGLAFNSAGLGITHSMAHQLGAVFHIPHGRANAMLLPHIIEFNSDINIRSRSKKEYPPVVKRYANIAHILGLSNYNKVMSVRSLVNWVQFMQKEMNIPLSVEEIGTVQKDLYFASIEKMADAALKDACTTTNPRVPTKNEIMMIYAKLWSF